The Chrysoperla carnea chromosome X, inChrCarn1.1, whole genome shotgun sequence genome includes a region encoding these proteins:
- the LOC123302991 gene encoding facilitated trehalose transporter Tret1-like yields the protein METIPIKREVEYIFEEETNEAINLLIFITGTHLGWVGPTILKLSSNSSEIPLTSSEISWLTAMLPLGGGIGPIFGAILANRIGRKNAILLTTIPEIITWIAIAYAKNIYHLCIAQFIKGLIGGSAMAAVPMYLGEISSPLFRGIIGMLFPLNYILGALFEIVLVPYVSVATNAWIASIIPLLLLVIFIWMPESPYYYLIKNQTDNARKSLRILKQSDNVDRQLEHLRKVVREEQNEVKKFSQIFRVRNNRISFILCLGIISTQHLTGLNIIIAYTQVNAGS from the exons ATGGAAACAATTCCAATCAAAAGGGaagttgaatatatttttgaagaagaaACGAATGAagcaa tcaatttgttaattttcatcaCCGGGACCCATTTAGGTTGGGTTGGACCAACGATTCTCAAATTATCATCAAATAGTTCAGAAATACCGTTAACATCATCTGAAATATCATGGTTAACTGCAATGTTACCACTTGGTGGAGGAATTGGTCCAATATTTGGAGCAATATTAGCGAATAGAATTGGTCGAAAAAATGCAATCTTATTGACAACTATCCCTGAAATAATTACTTGGATTGCAATTGCCTATGCCAAAAACATCTATCATTTATGCATAGCACAATTTATAAAAGGGTTAATTGGAGGTTCTGCAATGGCTGCGGTACCAATGTATCTTGGTGAAATATCATCACCACTATTTCGTGGAATTATAGGAATGTtgtttccattaaattacattcttGGAGCATTATTCGAAATCGTACTTGTACCATATGTTTCTGTAGCGACTAATGCATGGATTGCATCAATCATACCGTTACTTTTActtgtaattttcatttggatgCCAGAATCCCCGTATtactatttgattaaaaatcaaaCAGACAACGCAAGAAAATCTTTACGAATATTAAAGCAAAGTGATAATGTTGACCGACAATTAGAACATCTACGAAAAGTTGTTAGGGAAGAACAAAATGAAGTCAAAAAGTTTTCACAAATATTCCGAGTCAGAAATAATCGAATTAGTTTCATTCTATGCCTCGGAATTATATCAACACAACATTTAACTGgactaaatattataattgcaTACACTCAA GTGAACGCAGGCAGTTAA
- the LOC123302992 gene encoding facilitated trehalose transporter Tret1-like, with protein MNKNSTKMEVEYIFDEDGNEATNKKYFHFSKEFRTQFGIAFVVNLLIFINGTHVGWVAPTILKLTSNNSEISLTSSEISWLAATLPLGGGIGPIFGAIFANTVGRKNAILLATIPEIITWIIIAYAKNVYHLCIALFIKGIIGGSAMPAVSMYLGEISSPQFRGRILGMLFQLNWVFGSLFETILVPYVSVAANAWIASIIPLLLLVIFIWMPESPYFYLIKNQTDKARKSLRILKQSNNVDGQLEHLRKVIKEEQNEVKKFSEIFRVKNNRISFFLCFGIVSIQHLTGISIIFPYTQILLEKSNLPIEPHKKFT; from the exons atgaacaaaaattcaaCCAAAATGGAAGtggaatatatttttgatgaagATGGTAATGAAGCCACcaacaagaaatattttcatttttcgaaagaatttCGCACACAGTTTGGTATTGCGTTTGTTG tgaatttgttaattttcatcaATGGAACGCATGTAGGCTGGGTTGCACCAACAATTCTCAAATTAACATCAAATAATTCAGAAATATCGTTAACATCATCTGAAATATCATGGCTAGCTGCGACATTACCACTTGGTGGAGGAATTGGTCCAATATTTGGAGCAATATTTGCAAATACAGTTGGTCGTAAAAACGCTATTTTACTCGCAACTATCCCTGAAATAATTACATGGATTATTATTGCATATGCCAAAAATGTATATCATTTATGCAtagcattatttataaaaggaaTTATTGGAGGTTCTGCTATGCCTGCTGTATCAATGTATCTTGGTGAAATCTCATCACCACAGTTTCGGGGAAGAATTCTAGGAAtgctttttcaattaaattgggTATTTGGATCTCTATTCGAAACTATACTTGTGCCATATGTTTCCGTAGCGGCTAATGCATGGATTGCTTCAATCATACCGTTGCTTTTActtgtaattttcatttggatgCCAGAATCTCCGTATttctatttgattaaaaatcaaaCAGACAAGGCAAGAAAATCTCTACGAATTTTAAAGCAAAGTAACAATGTTGACGGACAATTAGAACACCTGAGAAAAGTTATTAAGGAAGAACAAAATgaagtgaaaaaattttctgaaatattcagggttaaaaataatcgaattagTTTCTTTCTATGTTTTGGGATAGTATCAATACAACATTTAACTGGGATAAGTATTATATTTCCATATACTCAAATACTGttagaaaaatcgaatttaCCAATAGAACCTCAC aagAAATTCACTTAG
- the LOC123302993 gene encoding facilitated trehalose transporter Tret1-like, with product MEVEYVFEEDTNEASKIHFHFSREFCTQFGILFVANLLIFISGTHIGWIGPTILKLSSNSSEIPLTSSEISWLTAMLPLGGGIGPIFGAVLANGVGRKNAILLTTIPEIASWIVIANAKNIYNLCIAQFIKGLIGGFAMAAVPMYLGEVSSPQFRGINGMLFQLHYTFGAIFEVVLVPFVSIAVNAWIASIIPFLLLIIFIWMPESPYYFLIKNQTENARKSLQILRQTDHVDQELEHLKQVVGEEQNEVQKFSEIFRVRNNRISFFLCFGIISTQLLTGMNVIFLYSQVILDKSSSPIEPHICGIIISVVGFICVISSFLTIDSLGRRPLLLFGTFGTMIPCFLIGLYFHLDSINYEHISSIKFVPFLALIVHHITVVPGITTVPYLYLSEMLSTSIKGFASLIICCYASIGHSIFSKFYVNLCDFIGMHNVFYLLVFGCFISGIGTYFFVPETKGKSLDEIQKYLKSYNLKQHC from the exons ATGGAAGTTGAATATGTTTTTGAAGAAGATACAAATGAGGCAAgcaaaatacattttcatttttcaagagAATTTTGCACGCAGTTTGGCATTTTGTTCGTTG caaatttattaattttcatcagTGGAACTCACATAGGATGGATTGGACCAACAATTCTCAAATTATCATCAAACAGTTCAGAAATACCGTTAACATCATCTGAAATATCATGGTTAACTGCAATGTTACCACTTGGTGGAGGAATTGGTCCAATATTTGGTGCAGTATTAGCGAATGGAGTTGGCCGTAAAAACGCAATTTTATTAACAACTATCCCCGAAATCGCCTCCTGGATTGTAATCGCTAAtgccaaaaatatatataatttatgcatagCACAATTTATAAAGGGATTAATTGGAGGTTTTGCAATGGCAGCTGTACCAATGTATCTTGGTGAAGTATCTTCTCCTCAATTTCGTGGAATTAATGGAATGCTTTTTCAATTACACTATACATTTGGGGCAATATTCGAAGTTGTACTTGTTCCATTTGTTTCTATAGCCGTCAATGCATGGATTGCTTCAATAATACCCTTtcttttactaataatattcatttggaTGCCAGAGTCCCCGTAttactttttgattaaaaatcaaaCAGAAAATGCAAGAAAATCTTTACAAATATTAAGACAAACTGATCATGTTGATCAAGAATTAGAACACCTAAAACAAGTTGTTGGGGAAGAACAAAATGAAGTAcaaaaattttcggaaatatTTCGAGTCAGAAATAATCGGATTAGTTTCTTTCTATGCTTCGGAATAATATCAACCCAACTTTTAACGGGTATGAATGTTATATTCCTCTACTCTCAAGTTATATTAGATAAATCAAGCTCACCAATTGAGCCTCACATTTGTGGAATTATAATTTCAGTTGTGggttttatttgtgttatttccaGTTTTCTTACAATTGATTCATTGGGTCGAAGACCTTTATTGTTATTTGGCACATTTGGAACAATGATTCCATGTTTCTTAATAGGCTTGTATTTTCATTTAGATTCTATTAATTACGAACATATTAGTTCGATAAAATTTGTACCATTCCTTGCATTAATCGTACATCATATAACTGTTGTTCCAGGAATTACTACAGttccatatttatatttaagtgaAATGCTATCCACAAGCATTAAAGGATTTGCTTCGTTGATCATTTGCTGCTACGCATCTATTGGTCATAGcattttcagtaaattttatgtaaatttatgtgACTTTATTGGAAtgcataatgtattttatttgctGGTATTTGGATGTTTTATAAGCGGAATTGGAACATACTTTTTTGTGCCAGAAACAAAAGGAA